A genomic region of Cydia amplana chromosome 5, ilCydAmpl1.1, whole genome shotgun sequence contains the following coding sequences:
- the LOC134648121 gene encoding prohibitin 1: MAAQLFNRIGQVGLGMALVGGVVNSALYNVDGGHRAVIFDRFAGVKNLVVGEGTHFFIPWVQRPIIFDIRSRPRNVPTVTGSKDLQNVNITLRILFRPLPDQLPKIYTILGVDYDERVLPSITGEVLKAVVAQFDAGELITQREVVSQKVSESLTERAGQFGLILDDISITHLTFGKEFTQAVELKQVAQQDAEKARFLVEKAEQQKKAAVIAAEGDAQAAILLAKSFGTAGEGLVELRRIEAAEDIAYQLSKSRNVTYLPAGQNVLLNLPQ; this comes from the exons ATGGCTGCTCAACTATTTAACCGCATCGGCCAGGTAGGCCTGGGCATGGCTCTCGTTGGTGGAGTGGTCAACTCTGCACTTTACAATG TTGACGGAGGACACAGAGCTGTAATCTTCGACAGATTTGCTGGAGTCAAAAACCTAGTGGTGGGTGAAGGCACACACTTTTTCATTCCATGGGTGCAGCGGCCCATCATCTTTGACATCAGATCCAGGCCCAGAAATGTGCCCACAGTCACTGGCAGCAAAG ATCTCCAAAATGTGAACATCACCCTCCGTATCCTGTTCAGGCCGTTGCCCGACCAGCTACCCAAGATCTACACCATCCTGGGTGTGGACTATGATGAGAGGGTGCTGCCTTCCATCACTGGGGAGGTCCTGAAGGCGGTTGTCGCACAGTTTGATGCCGGAGAACTTATCACACAGAGAGAG GTAGTCTCACAAAAAGTGAGCGAAAGTCTAACCGAGCGAGCTGGTCAGTTCGGTCTCATCCTCGACGACATCTCCATCACCCACCTCACCTTCGGCAAGGAGTTCACACAGGCCGTCGAGCTCAAACAAGTCGCCCAACAGGACGCCGAGAAAGCCCGCTTCCTCGTCGAGAAGGCTGAACAGCAGAAGAAGGCTGCTGTCATCGCCGCGGAGGGTGACGCCCAAGCAGCTATCCTACTCGCAAAGTCCTTCGGCACTGCTGGTGAAGGTCTAGTGGAACTCCGTCGTATCGAGGCCGCGGAAGACATCGCCTACCAGCTATCCAAATCGCGCAACGTCACCTACCTACCGGCGGGACAGAATGTCCTTCTCAACCTTCCGCAGTAG